The region AGCAAGATAAAAAAGTATCGGGAGTTTTTCAAGAAGATGTGGAAATATATCTGTGTTAATGTAAAGCTTCCCTACAGGCATTATCTTAAATGTCATAAAAAGTGATCCAAGTACTATCTGGTAAGCTCCCGTTATGAAAAAAAGAAGGTAAAAAAGGAGAATGAAAAATCTGTCAAGTACCGATATCTGACCAAATGTTGGATCAAAAAGGTTGACTATTGTAAATCCCATAAAGTAGCTTATGATCTCAGCTGCGTAGGAAAATGCTGATATAAAAAGGTTTACAAGAAGTCCAAGTAAAAATCCCATCAGAAGTTCTTTGAGCACAAGGAGGAAGTAAAGCAGAACTGAGAAGTTTTCAGGTGATATACCGGCGTTTATACCAAATATCTTCATAATATAAAATGATAGTGATACAACAAGTAGAATCCTCACATTTGCAGGTATAAGTCCTGTATTGAGAAGGGGAAAGCTCAGAAATATACCGATTATCCTTGATAAAACAAGACCAAACGTTATCGCAATTTCAGGTGTTATTAATGGGTTCATCTTCAGGATATCAGAACTATTATATTTTTTAATACTTCCTGTGTGTACTCAACAAGCTGTCTGAACATCCATGATCCAAAAATGATAAGTGCAACAATAGTGGCAACTATCTTTGGTATGAATGTTAATGTCATCTCGTGAATCTGTGTTGCTGCCTGAAATATACTTATAAGAAGACCAACAATAAAGGCTATAAGTATAACAGGGCCTCCAACCATAAGTGATGTGAAAAGCATCCCCTGCATCAAGTTTATAGCCTGATCTACAGTCATAACACACCTACTGGTAACTCTGTATTAAAGCTTTTGTTAAAAGCTCAAAACCGTCGGCAAGAACGAAAAGTATAAGCTTAAAAGGAAGAGATATGAGCATTGGTGGAATCATCATCATACCCATGGACATCAGTATACTCGCAACAAGCATATCTATTATAAGAAATGGCAGAAATATTATAAATACGATCTCAAATGCCGTTTTTATCTCACTTATCATAAATGCAGGTATGAGGGAGACCATACTTACCTCATCAGGTGATTTGGGCTTTTCTCCAGCTATATCTAAAAACAGTTTAAGATCTTCCTTTCTTGTATTTTTAAGCATAAACTTTTTTACAGGCTCCTTTGCCCTTTCAATAGCTTCCATATCTCCTATCTCTTTTTTTAGATAGGGCTGTATAGCATTACCGTTTATATCGTCAAAAACAGGTTTCATCACAAAAAATGTAAGGAAGAGGGAAAAAGCTATTATAACCTGATTTGGAGGGGACTGAGGGATACCGAGGGCATGTCTTAAAAGAGACAGAACGATAACTATCCTTACAAACGCTGTAACTGTGATAAGTATTGAAGGGGCAAGGCTGAGTATAGTAATGAGGAAGAGAATCTTGAGTGTTATATCGAGATTGTTAAGCTGTGCCAGCGTATCGTTCACAGCATCAGTCTGTCCCAAGGATGTATAAGTTATGATAAGAAAGCTAAGGATTATTATTCTCATCTTTTTCACTTAATGAGTCTCCGGTATTGATTGTATCCCACTCTTTTATAACCTTTATCTCTTTTTCATCAAAAGAGATAAGGAAAAACTGCCTGTTCGCCTCAATTATAGCAAATCCTTTTCCCTTTGATATATACCTGATGTCCAGAATTTTGATAAGTCCTTTCTTTCCTGGTATAAGCCCTTTTCCGTAGTTATTCACAAAGTAATAAATGGCGTACAGAAATATGATAATGATAACAAAAGAGGAAATAAACTTCAGATAGTCTGTGTACTCAAGCAAGATCCACAACCCTTATGCCGTATTTCTCGTTTGCTACGATAAGTTCACCAACGGCAAACAGCTGATCTTTTACATAAAGTTCAACATAATCCTCTATATGTTTATCAAGCTTTATAATGTCCCCTTCTTTAAGGGTAATTATCTCTATAAAAAGTTTTTTGACTCTACCTACCTCTCCTGTTACCTTTACTGTAACATCCTTCAAGAAAGATATATCGTGCTCCTGTGACATGTCAGCACCTACGCTGTCTGTATTACAAAATCTGTAAAGTAAACATTCTTTACACCGCCTAAAGGTAGTATAGCATTTACCCTCTTTATTATCTCTTCCTTTAAAAGCTCTATACCTTCAGCTGTTTTGAGCTCCCTTGAGTTTTTTGTAAAAAGAAGTGTTGTTATAGCATCCTTTATCTGTGGAAGTCTCTTTTCCACTTCCATCTTTACCTGCTCGTTCTCTATCTCAAGTATTACTGTAACTTTCAAAAATCTATCAGCATCCTTGTCCGCAAGGTTAACTATAAATGTACCAACCTCAAACATAATCCCGAGGTTTTCTATATCCTTTATCTCTTCCTGAATCTTCTCTGCCTTGTTTTCCTGTTTTTCTTCCTTCTGTTTGTCAAGGACTAAAAATTTATAAGCTGCCCCTCCTCCACCTGCGAGTATAACAAGGAGGAGGACAGCTATTATAAGTAGTTTTTTCTTCCCACCTTTCTTCTCTTCCTGTTCCTGCTCTTTATTTTCCTCAGCCATCTATCACTCCAGATTT is a window of Persephonella marina EX-H1 DNA encoding:
- a CDS encoding flagellar biosynthetic protein FliR, producing MNPLITPEIAITFGLVLSRIIGIFLSFPLLNTGLIPANVRILLVVSLSFYIMKIFGINAGISPENFSVLLYFLLVLKELLMGFLLGLLVNLFISAFSYAAEIISYFMGFTIVNLFDPTFGQISVLDRFFILLFYLLFFITGAYQIVLGSLFMTFKIMPVGKLYINTDIFPHLLEKLPILFYLALKIAFPFVLILLIVNVALALINRLIPQINVFIVGLPLQIFVGLASLAIGTSLIIYFSISVIERLSEEYIKAVTVMGK
- the fliQ gene encoding flagellar biosynthesis protein FliQ; the protein is MTVDQAINLMQGMLFTSLMVGGPVILIAFIVGLLISIFQAATQIHEMTLTFIPKIVATIVALIIFGSWMFRQLVEYTQEVLKNIIVLIS
- the fliP gene encoding flagellar type III secretion system pore protein FliP (The bacterial flagellar biogenesis protein FliP forms a type III secretion system (T3SS)-type pore required for flagellar assembly.) gives rise to the protein MRIIILSFLIITYTSLGQTDAVNDTLAQLNNLDITLKILFLITILSLAPSILITVTAFVRIVIVLSLLRHALGIPQSPPNQVIIAFSLFLTFFVMKPVFDDINGNAIQPYLKKEIGDMEAIERAKEPVKKFMLKNTRKEDLKLFLDIAGEKPKSPDEVSMVSLIPAFMISEIKTAFEIVFIIFLPFLIIDMLVASILMSMGMMMIPPMLISLPFKLILFVLADGFELLTKALIQSYQ
- a CDS encoding FliM/FliN family flagellar motor switch protein, with protein sequence MSQEHDISFLKDVTVKVTGEVGRVKKLFIEIITLKEGDIIKLDKHIEDYVELYVKDQLFAVGELIVANEKYGIRVVDLA
- a CDS encoding flagellar basal body-associated FliL family protein, whose product is MAEENKEQEQEEKKGGKKKLLIIAVLLLVILAGGGGAAYKFLVLDKQKEEKQENKAEKIQEEIKDIENLGIMFEVGTFIVNLADKDADRFLKVTVILEIENEQVKMEVEKRLPQIKDAITTLLFTKNSRELKTAEGIELLKEEIIKRVNAILPLGGVKNVYFTDFVIQTA